In Euphorbia lathyris chromosome 2, ddEupLath1.1, whole genome shotgun sequence, the sequence CATATGACAAAGAACACAAGGAATGAGTTAGATCCGCTCACCTATGATTTCAAATTTGTGGGCTAGTGTGGCTGTCGCTTCTACCGGGGGTATTGGCCATGGAGCACCTAACTCAAGCTCTACTATATTGTCAAAATCCCTGCTTAAGACGTCAATCCGTTGAAAAACCTAATCATCAAATCAAACCAGAAGTAACTCAGAAAGAAGTAAGCATCATATGATATTCAGTAATATGCAACCATTCAAGAGTTTGTTTACAAATAATGGGCATCCAACTCCATTTGCCAATGCATTCTCGTTCTTTTTTAGAAGAAGCTAATAATTTTCAGAACATCAAATTATGGAGCAGCAACAACATGCTACAACTACAACTTTTTTTGGCTATTATAAGATTCCGATTATTTCCTTTACAAATATTAAGTATAACAACATGCAATTGCAGTAGTCTAAATAATACATAAATGTTCATATATAGCACACCTGGCCTAATGTGATAGGAAGCGTTAACTCCATCTCAACAGGATACTAGAAGAACATCTAAGGCCCCATGTAATCATCATCATTTACTGCTAAACCTAAGTGAATATCGAAACAATTGCAGTAGTCCAAATAATAGTTACCTGGCCTAGTGTGATAGGAAGTAATCTTCCAGTGGGAGGGCCAGGACGACTTCCACCAAGAGTGCGAGACGAGAATGCACTGCTATAAATCAGCTTCCATCTTCCTTGCAGTTTGTCAATGTCTTTTGAGAGATCTACTAGCCCTCCTACAGCTTCAAGCTCCTTGGCAGCAGCATCAGCCTTCTGTAGATCATCTACACTGGCAGCAAGACCTCTGTTCAGACCCGAAACCGCACTCTGCAATTGATCATTTGCAGGAAAGATAAACTTTGATAATAAAATGAATCACACCACTATAAAGGGGAAATTCAAAATGTCCAAAAAAGAATTCAGATGATTCCTACAACCAAGGATGTTGACAATTTTAAGTCAAAAGGGGCAATAAATGAATTGGGTTGCTTAGCTCTTGATAATCTCATCCTAAATAAAGGGGAAAATAACACAGATGAGTTGAGTTCTTCCATCTTAAGAAAAGTATTTTGAAGTATTCTTACATCACAAAGATTAATCAAATTCTAATCCTTGCCTCAACTGACACATTTAGCAAGTAGACAACCAGCAAAACCCAAATTAAGCACTTGCCAATGCTCTTTTAGTGACTAACTAATTATACCTGCTAATCCAACCCATTAAAATCATTCAAATAGTGATACTAAGCATCTGCAACTGGAATTAAAGAAAgcaaaaaattgaagaaaagtGAAGGCCGTAAGAGGCAAGATCAATTTACTGAAAAtccagaaataaaaagtaaaataaagttACTAACGAGCAAATTGAGCTTCAATTTTTCCTCATTAGTCCCAAAGGGGGTAGGTAGATCGAGAACAGTAGCCCTTACGGAGGTAAGACTTCTCTTCTCATGGTTAAAATGAAAAGGGCGGCGTCCAGGAGATACATAAAGAAGTGATTTGTGACTTTTCCGGGGGAATGTTGCATAAAAATTATCAGAGGAAGAGGAAAAGTTAGAAGGAAGTGATGGAGGGTGAAGAAGAAAGGTTAGAGAATCCATGGCGTAGGGGTGTTTGATGCAGCTTTTGTGGGTACATAACATATTTGTTTTGTTATGGGGAGGGGAGGGGAGATGATGATTTTGGATGGTGAGGAAAGGCTCTCTTTAGAATTTTCGTAAATTTCGTTGTGATGCAGAAAGAAGCACGATCACTTCTACAAACTTCTTTTACATGTTGGAGATATTTGTGGACACCAAGTTTACTATGTCGaccaaaaaaattcaatttcatattttaataaatataattacatTGTtctcataaaatatatataaaactagTTATAGAccttgattcaaaaaaaaaaaaaaaaaaaactagttaCAGACCTGTAGTACACTACTATTTGTAATCTCTACTAAAATACTAATAAAGGTGTAATTCACATTTTATTGTTTAGCGCCTGTTTGTATCAACTGTTAGTTAATAGTTGTTGCGGTTTTTATTAGcggtttgcagttgcagtaagctgttagctgttgcggttagctgtttgttattagtcgtttaattattagtgtttggtaaaattatattgaactgttgttgttcggatttaaaatgtctaaaatggacatgttataaattaatcaacgatgaaattataaaaggaaaaatatgaaaaaaaatgtccataacgtttacaactaggaataatttactcttaatgtctaaaatggtacaattttacccataatgttagcagctaagagcaattttaccccctaacattggcaagtttggtcgatttcagatattattagaaaacatagatattttatttcttattatacaccaattgcacataccagtggttctaaaaaagagatttcatatttttttgcgatttaataataaaattgaaaattaatatttataaattcgatgaaatattgaaaaaaaaaatttccaactcgtacaaaagacaatatatatttttttattttcttaaaaaaaattcacgtttaatcatatgtttgtgatctgttactaacaaTGATAAAAtcgtgcacatgtgaagtgtagatgacaatattcatgaccaagaagacagcttgataaattatttctcaaattgacccaacttatcaatgttataggtaaaattgcttttggctgccaaaattaggggtataattgcaccattttagacgttagggtaaaattgctcctagctataaatgcTAGGgctatttttgcaccttatcctattataaaataaaaaatgtgttacacaaattaataaaaataatctatataaaaaataaaaaatttattgaacgcaacaaaaccttgttttccgataattatgttgtagaaatataaataatgttaaagaataaacatattttgtggaaataagaaggataattctgtcaataacagctaactacaaacagctgtttatgaaaagctccaaataggagcttttcgtgaaacgctccaaaacgctgcagtttccaaagaaaatgctaaacgctgcgattatataaacctaaccaaacgctatatttcctgcggtttggagtgaaacgctaaacgctcctccgaaaagctgaaacaaacgccctcttaattttatttttttaaaactaacaATGATATCCTTGAGTGCAGGGGTTTTCGCTCCGCGTTGAGCGCTTAGGTTCCTTCTCCTTTGTTGAGGTTTTGCTCTATGGTTTTATCTTCTCTCCTGTGTGCGGTTTCGTATCCATGGACTCCCTAATATCCAACCTTTCCCTTCATGATGATGAGGAGGAGGAATTTCTCCTCAATGAGCAGGTTCAGGACTCGCGGTCGACGCTGGTCGAACTCAGCCTCATCGGCCATTTCCTAACGGAAAAGCCCATAAATGTTATGGTAATGAAGAAGAGGATGGCAACACTGTGGCATCCGGCGAAGGGTGTCTGTATCAAGGAActtgctgaccaaaagcttGGGTTCCAATTTTTCTGTGAGGAAGACCTTAAGAGAGTGTACAACACGGGACCGTGGTCGTTCGATAGTAAGTTATTAGTGTTGCAACACATAGAAGCTGGGATGGTTCTAACCTCTGTACCACTGCTCCGCGTGCTATTATGGGTTCGTGTATATGACATCCCAGCGGGATTTATGACAAAAGCAGTGGGCAGGCTACTCGGGAATTTTGTAGGTGAATTTATGGAATATGATGCATCAAACAACTTAGGAATCTGGAATGAATATATGCGGCTTCGCATAAGAGTGAATGTTTCCCACCCGTTAAAGAGATGGAAGAAGATCAAGGTGCACACCGGTGCAACAAGCGTGGTTGTCTTTAAATATGAGAGAATCTCACTTTTCTGTGTCCTATGTGGATGCTTGGACCACACAGAACATTTCTGCAAGAAATTTGATCCGCAATCAAAACTGTGAGCCACAAGGGAGTGGGGACCATGGCTTAAAGCCCCATTGCAGTAGCATGGAAATGGTGAGGCAGACCGGTGGCTAAAGGACCCCCATGATGTTGAGAGCATGTCTAAAAGAGGAATGTCCACTGACCCCCTGGCTGAGCATATGaagattgttggtcccttataacgtgacaagttagttccaagggggggatatgaactatttaaaattttgtccgttaaggc encodes:
- the LOC136218717 gene encoding plastid-lipid-associated protein 6, chloroplastic isoform X1, whose amino-acid sequence is MLCTHKSCIKHPYAMDSLTFLLHPPSLPSNFSSSSDNFYATFPRKSHKSLLYVSPGRRPFHFNHEKRSLTSVRATVLDLPTPFGTNEEKLKLNLLSAVSGLNRGLAASVDDLQKADAAAKELEAVGGLVDLSKDIDKLQGRWKLIYSSAFSSRTLGGSRPGPPTGRLLPITLGQVFQRIDVLSRDFDNIVELELGAPWPIPPVEATATLAHKFEIIGSSKIKITFEKTTVKTSGNLSQLPPLEIPRIPDALRSSSNTGSGDFEVTYLDADTRITRGDRGELRVFVVS
- the LOC136218717 gene encoding plastid-lipid-associated protein 6, chloroplastic isoform X2, with the protein product MLCTHKSCIKHPYAMDSLTFLLHPPSLPSNFSSSSDNFYATFPRKSHKSLLYVSPGRRPFHFNHEKRSLTSSAVSGLNRGLAASVDDLQKADAAAKELEAVGGLVDLSKDIDKLQGRWKLIYSSAFSSRTLGGSRPGPPTGRLLPITLGQVFQRIDVLSRDFDNIVELELGAPWPIPPVEATATLAHKFEIIGSSKIKITFEKTTVKTSGNLSQLPPLEIPRIPDALRSSSNTGSGDFEVTYLDADTRITRGDRGELRVFVVS